Within Paenibacillus sp. RUD330, the genomic segment TGGGCACAATGCCTAGCGGCGGCTTGCCTCTCCATCCCCCAGGAGGAGGTTTTATTGAAACGCTACATGCTCTTTCCATTCCCGAACCCCCCATCTTCTTGAGCGGTCTTCCGATCATGATGAAGCTTGCACAGCCCTTGCCAGTTATTCCGATCCCAGAAGAGGACCTTGTCGCCTTGATGCGGGACGATATGGTCGACAACCGTAGCAGCTCCGACGGCCCCTTCAGCCGTGCATGTCACACATAGCGGATGCTTGATTAGGAATCCGACGCGCGCCTTTCGCCATTTGCTGTCGTACCCTCGTTGCGCCGCCGTTCCACGCTGGCGATCATCCTGCTTGGTGTGAGATTGGCAAAAGCGCCCCGTCGTCAAGGCTGGGCAGCCTGGTTTCGAGCATGGTTTATTCGGACTCGCCGGCATAATTTGATCCCTCTCCCTAAGCCCTCTGGCGGCCGTCAGAGCGGCCAAATTGTGAACGAATGAGTTATCTACATGTATAAGGGAATGGAACTCGTACGGCGCCCTGGAGAGCGCGTGGCGACTGGCTTTGCGGCCAATCCTGAAAACCAGTTCCCGGTATCCTCAATATAAGGAACCCACTAGATTCGGAAGCCCTTGAGATGCGTATCCATCGTATCCTGCTCGATGCCGATATAGCGCAGCGTGACCTTTTCGCTCGAGTGGTTGAACAGCCGCATGAGCATCGCGACATCCTTATATTGCCGATAAAAGAAGTAGCCGAACGTCTTGCGGAGCGTGTGACAGCCGATCTCCTGCAGTCCGAAGTCGGCTGCGATCTCCCGCATGATCTTGTAGGCCATACTCGGTGTGATCGGCCGATTCGTTCCCTCACGGCTTTTGATCAGGTACTCGCTGAGCGGCTTGTCCTGAACATAATCCTTTAGCTCCCGCTTCAGCTCAGGCGTAATCAGCACGCGTTTGTGCTTGCCGGTCTTCTTCTCCCGGATGACGATATGCGTTCCCGTCACATCACGGATGCGAAGCTTTAAGATGTCCGAGATTCGAAGGCCCGTATTGAGGCCGGTCAGCACCATCATGTAATTCCGCCTGTGCGTTGTCTTCAGCAGCTCCTTGATGTCCTCCAGGATTTCCGGATCGCGGATCGGCTGGACGAAATTCACATGACCACCACCCCTCTCGATCGTTTGTCATACACGCTTACTTCTTCTGCTCAATTCCTCGAATGCACTTCGGCATGCTGCAGACTTGCTTGATGCCTGTCCACCTCCCCCATACACATCCCTTGCACGATTCCGGCTGTATGGGTCTGGGCGGCTCCATGATGGAAAACACAGGCTTTCGCATACGGCCACCTTCCTTAATTGTAGAAGCAAGAGAGTTGTCCTCTCTCCCATGATCCGGCTGGCGGCCGAGTCATGGGACAAAGGACAAGTCAACTTGTCCCCCGGATCGCACCCTTGCAATGCTGCTAAGGTCAGATGACCGTTCAGCGCGTCCGAGTGCCTACGATAAAAAGGGTACAGTAGGCATCACCCGAGCCGCATGATGCGGCTCTTATGTGATTCCACTGTACCCTGTGTTTGGTTCCGTATTTGTACCCTATCCATCCCGGTTTAGTCGCATTTTTAGGCGCGCTATCGAATGATCTTGAGCGAATTGGCGATGGACTCAATGCCCTTGGCCAGTTTCCGGTTCACGGTCGAGGTCGCCATTGATCCGCTGAAGTGAAGGATCGTAATCTTGTGCGGGTTGCCCCGGATATATCGCATCTCGAGAATGCGCCTGACTTCATCGTCCAGGATCAGGTTAACAGCCTGCTCCACTTCCTGCAAGCACTTCCGGCAGAACGCATCATAGCGCTGTTGCTTGTCGGATAGCTCCTCCATTTCACCGAACGCCTTGCGAATCGCGATCATTCGCCGGTACCTGGAGAGGAGTTGCTTCGCCTCGCGGATCTCGTCCGGGGAAGCCCGTTCCCATAGCTGCATCTGCATGTCTTCCATTGTTTCCCTCCATTATGGCGGTTTGCGCTTCGTCACCCAAGCAAAGCTGATCCCTCCAGGCGTGAGCGGTTTTTCCAGCAGGTATGCGTATCCTTTCGGGATGGCCGAGCTGGCTTCGATCTGCAGTGTTCCAAACGCGGTGCCGATGTCGGTCCGGCTGGCGATATCAGCTTCTTCGCTCACCATCAGGCGAATGGCTTCAATTCTCTTTCCAGATCGGACGACGGGCGCCAGCTTGTGCTCCACCCAGGCGGTCGTTCTAGCGTCCATATGGATGCGGGTCGCGGTCCAGGCTAACGAATTTATTGAAGTTCTTCAGGAAGGCAAGCTCGACGGTGCCAACCGGTCCATTGCGCTGCTTGGCTATGATGATTTCAATGATGTTCTTCTTCTCGGTGGACTTGTCGTAGTAGTCTTCGCGGTAGAGGAAGGCGACGATGTCGGCGTCCTGCTCGATGGCGCCGGATTCGCGTAGGTCGCTCATCATCGGGCGCTTGTCTTGGCGCTGCTCGACGGCGCGGCTGAGCTGGGAGAGGGCGATAACGGGGAGGTCGAGTTCACGGGCCAGCTGCTTGAGCGTCCGGGAGATGTCGGACACCTCTTGTTGCCGGTTGTCGCCGCTTTTACCTCGGCCGGCAATCAGCTGCAGGTAGTCGATCAGGATCATGTCGAGCCCCTCGCATTGCTTGTGCAGCCGGCGACATTTCGCGGCGATGTCCTGAACCGTCATGACGGGGCTATCGTCGATGTAGATGTCGGCCTCGGCCAGCGACCCCACAGCCAGCGTCAGGCGCTCCCAATCGTCGCCTTCCAGGTACCCGGTGCGCAGCTTGGACGCATCGACATTCTGCTCGGCGCTCATCATGCGCTGCACGAGCTGGGCCGAAGACATCTCCAGGCTGAAGACGGCGACCTTCTTTCCAGCTCGAACGCCAGCATGCTGGGCAACATTGAGCGCAAAGGCCGTCTTGCCCACTGATGGCCGGGCGGCGACGATGATCAGGTCGCTCTTCTGGAATCCTGAGGTCATTCGGTCAAGATCCGGGAAGCCCGATGGAATTCCGGTAACGCCGCCTTTGGAACGGTTCGCATAACGGTCTTCAATTTGCTCGAACGCCTCGACAAGCAGCACGCTGATCTTCTGAAATTCTTTTTTCGTTGCCGACTGATCGGCCAGAAGGATGGCACTCGCCTGCATGCCGGCAATGACCGCATGATGATCGTCTTCCCTAAGCGCATCCTCGTATTGCTGGCGAGCTGTCTCGATCAGCCTACGCTTCAGATGCCGGGAACGGATGATTTCTGCGTAGTACTCGAAGTTTCGTTCCGATGGAACACGCTGGGCAAGGTAGGAAAGATAGCTCACGTTGCCGCATGCCGCCAGCTCCTCTCGTGCTTGCAGACAGGCTGTCAACGTCACCAAGTCGATGACTTCGCCTTCTTCGGCCATCGCAAGCATGGCGCGATAAATGCGCTGGTGCTTCCGGTCGTAGAATTGCTCTGTCGAGACGAGCGATGCAGCTTCCTGGATGATGTTCGCGAGGATAATGGCGCCAAGAAGTGACTGCTCTGCCTCCGGGCTATGCGGCAACTCAATTGGCTCAGCGTTCGTCGCGTTTAGCAAGCTTCCTCACCCTCTCTCTCTGCTCGTCGGATGGCCCGACGGCCAGCGCCCGCATCCGTTCCCAATCTTCCAGCGTTTCTTCTCCCGCTGCCCGCATGCTACCGTGGTAGCGTTCAGCGTCTGTCTGCAGCGGCTTCTTTAGTGCCCCTGGATGAGGCGCAAATCGGTTTTCCGCGTTTGCCGTGTAGCGCTCCAGGTTGACCATCGCCGTATGAACATCGACGTCTGCCAGTACCTGATGCCAGTCCAGCAGCATGGCCCGCTTGTCCTCACCGACCCGAAACGACGGGTAGAAACGGACAATCCGGTCGAAGAGCATTCCGACTTCCTGCTTATTCATCTTCCAAATCCCTCCCCAAGTCTGAGAATGAACCTTGTAAACCCGGTGAGGCCGCGCCTCTGCGCTGACTTACCTTATCCACGACCCAAGACAGAATGGCGCGATAGTCTGACTTGTATTTCTTGCCTGATGAGCCTTTGTAGTTGTCCAACTCGGTGATGCAGGTATCGGCAAAGCTGGAGCCGTAATCTGCTGTCAGCTTGCCATATTCCATCTCGGTCATAGTGACGAATTCCCCATACCGTTTTTTGTTTGAGTTTAGGTCTAAATCTTTTAAATCTTTTAGGATGTCCATTTTGCTGCTCGTTTTGTTGCTCGTTTTGTTGCTCGTTTTGTTGCTCGTTTCGTTACACGTCTCGTTGTACGTTTTGGACAATCGAGGGATGATTCTATACTTCCCGGCGTTGTTCACCCGATGGGACAGCTTGTAGTGGACAAGCCCTCGCTCAATCAGGATTTGGCGCGCTCGGTCGAACTCTCGTCGGCTTAACCCGGCATTGGACTGCAGCACAGCGTTTGGAATCGTGAACTCCTCCGGCCACCCAGCCTTATTACAAACGGCCATGAGCTCATACCATAATGCAATTGCGCTGGCAGGCAGGGGGTTCAATTCTTTCCATCGGCTGAAGGCTACAATGTGCTCAAGGTAGTTCAAGCGCTCACCTTCTTGTTCTAATTCCAGCTCCGCTTGGAGACGGGCACAGCTTCAAGGACACTTAATTCATCGACTTGGTAAGGCGTTGTATTGCCACGTGGATCAAAATCCACGACACGCTGCCCCCTTCGATTGATGCGGTAGGTGACGGGCCTGTCGTCGTAGCACCAGGCCCATTCCCCCTGAACGGATACCACCACGACGCGCATTCCGATTCGGTCCGGATACAGGTTGGGCATCGTGGCATGCCTGGGATCGTTGCGGATGAACTCGCAGAGCGATCCCGGCTTGATCTCGTCATTCGTGAAGAGGAAGAACATGCGGCCGGATCAGAACTGGCTTCTCAAATCGTCAAGCGTCTGCCCGATGCGCGCCTTCATGGCTTCCTTCTGCTCGGGGTTCTCCAGCTCGCCAAGGCTCTGGAGAAGGAGCTGAGCGTCGGCGAGCATAGCTTCGAAGTGCATCTTGATCTTGATACCGGCGACGTTATTGTTCTTGCGCAGCTGCTCCTGCACATCGGCAAGCTGCTTGGCGACTTCATCCTCGCGCTTCCTCGCCTGCTCGACAAGCTCGGCCTTGATGCGCTCGACCTCAGCGGCGATCTTCACCTCGGCCTCAGTCTGTCCGTCCTGCGCCTTCTGATCCAGCTCGGCTTGCAGATCCGCGATGCGCTTCTCGGAGGCGCTGGCAGCCTTCTCTGCCTTCCGGAGATCGGCCTTGAGCTGTTTAAGGGCCTTGTCGTCTCCGGACGTCTGCGCCTGCTGGGACTGCTGCTCCAGCTCGCGGATCTGCTCTTCCTGGCGCTTCCTCAGCTCTTGCTCTTCCTCATACTTCGCGTAGAGCGCCGAGCGCATGCCCTCTTCTTCCTGACGAGCCAGCTGCTCTGCCGCAAGCTGCTCTTCCTTCTCTTTCAGCGCCTTCTCAGCTTCCTGCTTGGCCTTGATGGCCGCCTGGAGCTCGCGAGAGGACATCTCAGAGGCCTGGTTCTGCTCGACAAACTCCTCGCGCTCCTCGGCAGGCACGGCCAGCAGCGCGACGGCCTGTGTATAGCTCAAATTCGCGAGCGCTTGGCCGGAAGCTTCGTACTCCGTCGCCACGCGCATAAAGTTGTTGGCCGTGGACTGACTATAATTCACGTTGGCTTTCAGCCAGTCTCCCCACTCGCCGTGTCCCACGAGCGCCTTGGCCTCTGTCAGCCTCAGGCCGATCTGAATGGCGCCCTGCAGAGCTGCTTGCCGCGCCTGCTGATCGATGGTCCGAATCTCCGCCGCGATGACCTCGACCGTCCGAGTGGAGAGCGTCGTCGCTTCGCTTGCTGCGGGTTGAACGGCTGACTGTTTTGTTTTGGCTGTTGTCATATGGCTACCGCCTTTTTGGGCTTGGATTTTTTCATCATGTGTTTCATTCGATCTGCGAATCGATTCACAAAAACCATGACTTCATCGGGTACGTCGTAATTCATATACCGTCTGACCTGGCGGATGCTCCAGTCCTTGGGGCTTATCTCGCAGGTGTACAGCGGTTTATCTGGCTCATCCTGATTTCGGATAAGGAAGATGTTCGTCTCGCCATCCGCGTACCTCGTTGCATACGAACCGACGCAAATATTCAGGCGCTTGCCTTCCTGAAACAACTCTGCCGCTGAGACGGCTGGCCGGATAAGAAGGCCGCCTTCATCATAGGTTGCCTTTGCAAGTTCATTCTGCAGCCGAAGGAATATTTTCGCTTCATTGAGCTTGTTATCTTTGATCTTTACTTTGGAGCTGGTCTTCTGGTGCGCTCCATGCAGGTTATTGGGACGGAGGTATCGATCTTCCCCAAGGTCCATGCCGAGAACAATGCACTCCCCCAGGTAATCCCGATAGTCCTGGAACGCGTTTGTGATCGAGCGGTAAAAGGACCGGGGCCGATTCGTCTGCTTAAGCAGATAGGCGAACAAATCATCTGGCTTGATGAATCCATGGACGAACCGCTTATCAGCCTCCGTGGAGAACTTATAAAGCTGGTAACGATGGAGCATCACGTCGATCCCGTCCGTTGCGCCCTGGCGCCGTTCCTTTTGGAAGAAGGAAAGCACATCCGAGGTAAACTTCTCTTGAAGGTTTCGCTTCACGATGTCGCGGTAATCGGTTTTGCTTAGACGGAGCGCCTTGAAAATGGTTTTGCCTCTCCAGTGAACCGCGCCATGGGTCTGGCGGCCGTACAGCTTGTCCCAGATCAGATGCGCGAAGCCCGACTTGCTCATCGTCTCGATGCAAGGGTACTTGGCCGATAGATCGAAGAACTGGACCATATCCGAGACATGCCGGTGATTGTCGTACCCGACGTATTGCTCCCAGGTCGAATACTGGAACGGAGTGCCTTCTACCGCCTGCTTGATATTGTCGGTGCAATGGAAGCGAGGCCAGCTCGCTCCGCTGTAGCCTTTATCAAAATGAGAAAAGACCGTCTTCTGTTTTTGGCGGGACGAGACGTAATGAATACCACCTTCTCCAGGAAGGAAGAGATACATTGCTTCGACATGATACTTCGTCTCCACCTGCTCGGGGTCGCCGCTGTAGTCCCGCACGACGGAGATGGTTCGAGCCGTTATCGCCTGTGGAGCGACGATGCTTTTCTCATACCAGATGAGAACGGCTTGATCTCTCATGTATTTCCGTCCAAGACCGGATCCCTGAATCTTGCAAGTGGAACGGCAATTGGGACAAGTCGCTTCTGACTTATGTTTCAGAGTCTGCTCGTTCCGAAATTTCTGCTTGCAATGGGTACAGTATCCGTACTGGCGGCCGAATGCTGCTGAGCGGGTAAATATGTACCGGCTATTTAAAAGAGCGGTGCCGCTGACGAACTCGGCAAGTTGCTCGCTGATAGTCGTAGGGAAATGGATTTTGAATTCCTGGAAGTCCATCTTGTTGGCCTCCTATAGCAAGTCGTCCAGGGTGGACTTGAAGACCGGCGACGCGATGGCTGCGGCTACAGGCTCAGCCTCTGGCGGCTTGACGCCAAAATACTGCAGGACGATGGCGAAGCCCTCTTCATCCGTCAGAACGCCGACGCCGTTGCTTGCCTGCTTCTTTGCTTCAGCCTTCATAGCATCCAGGCTGCCCAGAATGGATTTCCCTTCCTCTATGATGCCGGTAGCATGCTCGGGATGGCTCTCCAGATGCTTCATCAGGAAAGCTCCGATGACTTGGATATACTTGTTCTTTTGGTTTGCGACTGTCTCGGCCTGCAGCTTCTGCATGGCTTGTTGGAGCATGGCAAAACGACCCCTTTCATATTGGAAGGGGGGCTGATTGCCCCCTAAAGTAAATTCACAAGCGTTTGGTAGTATTTTTGCGCTTGGACTCTGCACGGCCTTGCGGACGGCGGATGATGCGGGCGACATCGTCTTCAAATACGATGGAATTGCCTAGGCTTGTCCGAAGACGGAGCAGTGTTCGGGCCACGCCCCATACCTCCACTACCTCTCCTGTCTGCCCTTGGTTCGTCTCGACGATGTCCCCTTTCAAGACAATCAAACAGGAATCTTTCTTTGGCTGTATGTGTAGCGATG encodes:
- a CDS encoding site-specific integrase, which encodes MNFVQPIRDPEILEDIKELLKTTHRRNYMMVLTGLNTGLRISDILKLRIRDVTGTHIVIREKKTGKHKRVLITPELKRELKDYVQDKPLSEYLIKSREGTNRPITPSMAYKIMREIAADFGLQEIGCHTLRKTFGYFFYRQYKDVAMLMRLFNHSSEKVTLRYIGIEQDTMDTHLKGFRI
- the dnaB gene encoding replicative DNA helicase gives rise to the protein MLNATNAEPIELPHSPEAEQSLLGAIILANIIQEAASLVSTEQFYDRKHQRIYRAMLAMAEEGEVIDLVTLTACLQAREELAACGNVSYLSYLAQRVPSERNFEYYAEIIRSRHLKRRLIETARQQYEDALREDDHHAVIAGMQASAILLADQSATKKEFQKISVLLVEAFEQIEDRYANRSKGGVTGIPSGFPDLDRMTSGFQKSDLIIVAARPSVGKTAFALNVAQHAGVRAGKKVAVFSLEMSSAQLVQRMMSAEQNVDASKLRTGYLEGDDWERLTLAVGSLAEADIYIDDSPVMTVQDIAAKCRRLHKQCEGLDMILIDYLQLIAGRGKSGDNRQQEVSDISRTLKQLARELDLPVIALSQLSRAVEQRQDKRPMMSDLRESGAIEQDADIVAFLYREDYYDKSTEKKNIIEIIIAKQRNGPVGTVELAFLKNFNKFVSLDRDPHPYGR
- a CDS encoding DUF3102 domain-containing protein, translated to MTTAKTKQSAVQPAASEATTLSTRTVEVIAAEIRTIDQQARQAALQGAIQIGLRLTEAKALVGHGEWGDWLKANVNYSQSTANNFMRVATEYEASGQALANLSYTQAVALLAVPAEEREEFVEQNQASEMSSRELQAAIKAKQEAEKALKEKEEQLAAEQLARQEEEGMRSALYAKYEEEQELRKRQEEQIRELEQQSQQAQTSGDDKALKQLKADLRKAEKAASASEKRIADLQAELDQKAQDGQTEAEVKIAAEVERIKAELVEQARKREDEVAKQLADVQEQLRKNNNVAGIKIKMHFEAMLADAQLLLQSLGELENPEQKEAMKARIGQTLDDLRSQF
- a CDS encoding PcfJ domain-containing protein; protein product: MDFQEFKIHFPTTISEQLAEFVSGTALLNSRYIFTRSAAFGRQYGYCTHCKQKFRNEQTLKHKSEATCPNCRSTCKIQGSGLGRKYMRDQAVLIWYEKSIVAPQAITARTISVVRDYSGDPEQVETKYHVEAMYLFLPGEGGIHYVSSRQKQKTVFSHFDKGYSGASWPRFHCTDNIKQAVEGTPFQYSTWEQYVGYDNHRHVSDMVQFFDLSAKYPCIETMSKSGFAHLIWDKLYGRQTHGAVHWRGKTIFKALRLSKTDYRDIVKRNLQEKFTSDVLSFFQKERRQGATDGIDVMLHRYQLYKFSTEADKRFVHGFIKPDDLFAYLLKQTNRPRSFYRSITNAFQDYRDYLGECIVLGMDLGEDRYLRPNNLHGAHQKTSSKVKIKDNKLNEAKIFLRLQNELAKATYDEGGLLIRPAVSAAELFQEGKRLNICVGSYATRYADGETNIFLIRNQDEPDKPLYTCEISPKDWSIRQVRRYMNYDVPDEVMVFVNRFADRMKHMMKKSKPKKAVAI